The Sediminispirochaeta smaragdinae DSM 11293 genome has a segment encoding these proteins:
- the secE gene encoding preprotein translocase subunit SecE, translating into MKKILQFFKNSYAELRRVVWPSREEVISSTKVVIVSTVLFALVLGIVDFLLLKGIDLIF; encoded by the coding sequence ATGAAAAAGATCCTTCAATTTTTCAAGAATAGTTACGCAGAGTTGCGGCGGGTCGTTTGGCCTAGTCGGGAAGAGGTTATCTCTTCGACAAAGGTTGTGATCGTGTCGACAGTTCTTTTTGCTCTGGTCCTTGGGATTGTTGATTTTCTGCTTCTCAAGGGTATCGATCTTATTTTTTAA
- the nifA gene encoding nif-specific transcriptional activator NifA has product MEESSEHYRRKIAELELLFEVSQTLDRSLEIEDAIQPVLELLREHVQLRNGMVTLMNRHTGLITIESATELSREAQKKGVYKPGEGITGQVVASGEAIVIPDIKKDKRFLNKTGTSIPGGKVSFISVPVTHNRDIMGTISAMRVGGDEMSSDEDFRILTIIASMIAQAVRLRRQIEEEKQRLEEENNRLKKELEERYRPRNIIGSSAAMKEVYALISQVAPSDTTVLIRGESGTGKELIAHAIHYASPRQKGPFIKVNCAALPEGVIESELFGHEKGAFTGAHQSRKGRFELADGGTIFLDEIGDLSPATQVKLLRVLQEREFERVGGVQTVKVDVRIVAATNRNLEEFIAENRFREDLYYRLAVFPIHVPPLRKRKSDILQLADFFAEKYGHKQGKRIKRISTPAIELLSIYHWPGNVRELENVIERAVLLSTDGVIHGHHLPPTLQSAESSDTRFKGTLQDEVEKFEKELLQEALKSSQGNAAQAARNLGITERIMGLRIHKYEIDTSRFKPR; this is encoded by the coding sequence ATGGAAGAGAGTTCAGAACATTACAGGCGAAAAATAGCAGAACTGGAACTTTTGTTCGAAGTCAGCCAGACTTTGGATCGAAGTCTCGAAATAGAGGACGCCATCCAACCGGTACTGGAACTTTTGCGCGAGCATGTTCAGCTTCGGAACGGTATGGTTACCTTGATGAACCGCCATACCGGTCTGATCACCATCGAATCGGCAACGGAACTCAGCCGGGAGGCCCAGAAGAAGGGGGTCTATAAACCGGGCGAGGGAATCACCGGGCAAGTTGTCGCCTCTGGCGAGGCCATTGTGATCCCCGATATAAAAAAGGATAAGCGTTTCCTCAACAAGACGGGAACCTCCATTCCCGGAGGAAAGGTTTCCTTTATCTCGGTTCCGGTCACCCACAACAGGGACATCATGGGAACCATCAGCGCCATGCGCGTCGGCGGCGATGAAATGTCTTCCGATGAGGACTTTCGGATACTGACCATCATCGCATCCATGATAGCCCAGGCCGTCAGGTTGAGAAGACAGATCGAGGAAGAAAAGCAGCGCCTGGAAGAGGAGAACAATCGCCTCAAAAAAGAGTTGGAAGAGCGTTACCGGCCCAGAAACATCATAGGAAGCAGCGCAGCGATGAAAGAGGTGTATGCCCTCATCAGCCAGGTTGCTCCAAGCGATACAACGGTTCTCATACGGGGAGAAAGCGGTACGGGAAAAGAGCTGATCGCCCATGCCATTCACTATGCAAGTCCGAGGCAAAAGGGTCCTTTCATCAAGGTAAACTGCGCGGCCCTTCCCGAAGGGGTCATCGAGAGTGAACTCTTTGGCCACGAAAAGGGGGCCTTCACCGGAGCACACCAAAGCAGAAAGGGTCGTTTTGAACTGGCAGACGGCGGAACCATCTTTCTCGATGAAATCGGAGACCTTTCACCGGCAACCCAGGTAAAGCTGCTGCGGGTCCTGCAGGAGCGGGAGTTCGAACGGGTCGGAGGTGTCCAGACGGTCAAGGTCGACGTCAGAATCGTCGCCGCTACAAACCGTAATCTCGAAGAGTTTATCGCCGAAAACCGTTTTCGTGAGGACCTCTACTACCGGCTTGCCGTCTTCCCCATCCATGTTCCACCCCTTAGAAAACGAAAAAGCGACATCCTCCAGCTTGCGGATTTTTTTGCGGAAAAGTACGGCCACAAACAGGGGAAGCGGATCAAACGAATATCTACCCCCGCCATCGAGCTCCTTTCGATCTACCACTGGCCGGGAAACGTTCGTGAACTGGAAAATGTGATAGAACGTGCGGTCCTCCTTTCCACCGACGGGGTCATCCACGGCCACCACCTTCCCCCGACCCTTCAGTCTGCGGAGTCGAGCGATACCCGCTTTAAGGGGACACTTCAGGATGAAGTGGAGAAGTTCGAAAAAGAGCTTCTTCAGGAGGCCTTGAAATCATCCCAGGGCAATGCCGCCCAGGCTGCACGAAACCTCGGCATTACCGAACGGATCATGGGATTGCGTATTCACAAATATGAAATAGATACAAGTCGTTTCAAACCAAGATAG
- the rpmG gene encoding 50S ribosomal protein L33 gives MASKKKGAVEKIALKCEECGRRNYTTQKNRRNTQGKLEFRKYCKFDRKHTLHKETKIK, from the coding sequence ATGGCAAGCAAGAAGAAAGGTGCAGTGGAGAAGATTGCGCTGAAATGCGAAGAGTGCGGTCGCAGGAACTATACTACCCAGAAAAACCGAAGGAATACCCAGGGAAAGCTTGAGTTCCGGAAGTATTGTAAGTTCGACCGCAAGCACACACTGCATAAGGAAACGAAGATCAAATAG